Proteins from a single region of Esox lucius isolate fEsoLuc1 chromosome 13, fEsoLuc1.pri, whole genome shotgun sequence:
- the dtx1 gene encoding E3 ubiquitin-protein ligase DTX1 isoform X2 gives MKSAIKPGPLPQFVAAGYQGTMRPVHRNFYEPSSAPGKGVVWEWENDSGSWTPYDMEICVTIQNAYEKQHPWLDLTSLGFCYLIDFNSMAQTNRQSQRKRRLRRRMDLAYPLIMGSIPKSQSWPVGASSGQPCSCQQCILVNSTRAASNAILASQRRKLYGGSAGAPGATGTLTAVRQSNTFAGTTSNIQHNNISTGGGQAKAEQVQSPVFSANFSCSPALPSLPAAHGLSHVHAHSHGHHAIINGQNNLNRPGTQRLSMGTARGAVPPGVPALPVKNLTGSGPVHPALAGMTGILMCAAGLPVCLTRAPKPILHPPPINKSDMKPVPGVNGIRRKTKKKHLRRGKNPEDVVRRYTEKVKVAPDEDCTICMERLVMSSGYEGVLQHKGIKPELVGKLGKCGHMYHLLCLVAMYNNGNKDGSLQCPTCKAIYGEKTGTQPPGKMEYHVIPHCLPGYPEAKTIRIVYDIPAGIQTTEHPNPGKKFSARGFPRHCYLPDNDKGRRVLKLLIMAWDRRLIFTIGTSSTTGESDTVVWNEIHHKTEFGSNLTGHGYPDPNYLDNVLTELSAQGVGEDNLKE, from the exons ATGAAATCAGCCATCAAGCCAGGTCCTTTACCACAGTTTGTAGCAGCAGGATATCAAG GCACCATGAGGCCAGTCCACAGAAACTTCTACGAGCCTTCGTCCGCCCCGGGGAAGGGCGTGGTGTGGGAGTGGGAGAACGACAGCGGCTCCTGGACGCCGTACGACATGGAGATCTGTGTGACCATCCAGAACGCCTACGAGAAGCAGCACCCCTGGCTGGACCTGACCTCTCTGGGTTTCTGCTACCTCATAGACTTCAACAGCATGGCCCAGACCAACCGCCAGAGCCAGAGGAAGCGGCGGCTGCGCCGACGGATGGACCTGGCCTACCCCCTCATCATGGGCTCCATCCCCAAGTCCCAGTCGTGGCCCGTGGGAGCCAGCTCCGGCCAGCCCTGCTCCTGCCAGCAGTGCATCTTGGTCAACAGCACCCGGGCCGCCTCCAACGCCATCCTGGCCTCCCAGCGCCGTAAGCTGTACGGAGGGTCCGCGGGGGCTCCCGGGGCCACAGGCACGCTCACCGCAGTGCGGCAGAGTAACACCTTCGCTGGAACCACCAGCAACATACAGCATAACAACATCAGCACAGGAGGCGGTCAGGCCAAAGCTGAACAGGTGCAGTCGCCCGTGTTCAGCGCCAACTTCTCCTGTTCCCCGGCACTGCCGTCCCTTCCGGCCGCGCACGGCCTCTCCCATGTCCACGCACACTCCCACGGCCACCATGCCATCATCAATGGGCAGAACAACCTGAACCGGCCGGGCACCCAGCGCCTTTCCATGGGTACTGCCAGAGGAGCCGTCCCACCAGG AGTCCCTGCCCTCCCTGTTAAGAACCTTACTGGATCAGGACCAGTTCACCCAGCACTTGCAG GTATGACAGGTATCTTAATGTGTGCGGCTggcttgcctgtctgtctgacccgGGCCCCTAAACCCATCCTGCACCCGCCTCCCATCAACAAGAGTGACATGAAGCCTGTGCCCGGAGTCAACGGCATCCGCCGCAAGACCAAGAAGAAGCACCTTAGAAGAG GGAAAAACCCGGAGGATGTGGTCCGGCGATACACGGAGAAAGTGAAAGTAGCCCCTGACGAG GACTGCACCATCTGTATGGAGAGGCTGGTGATGTCATCAGGCTACGAGGGTGTCCTGCAGCACAAGGGCATAAAGCCAGAGCTGGTGGGCAAGCTTGGCAAATGTGGGCACATGTACCATCTGCTGTGCCTGGTGGCAATGTACAACAATGGCAACAAG GATGGCAGTCTGCAGTGCCCTACCTGTAAGGCTATCTATGGGGAGAAAACCGGCACCCAGCCCCCTGGGAAGATGGAGTACCATGTCATCCCCCACTGCCTGCCCGGCTACCCAGAGGCCAAGACCATCCGCATTGTCTATGACATTCCTGCAGGCATACAG ACCACAGAGCATCCCAATCCAGGGAAGAAGTTCAGCGCTAGGGGCTTCCCCCGGCACTGCTACCTCCCAGACAATGATAAGGGCAGGAGG GTCCTGAAACTTCTCATCATGGCGTGGGACCGCCGCCTCATCTTCACAATCGGCACGTCCAGCACCACAGGTGAGTCAGACACGGTGGTGTGGAACGAGATTCACCACAAGACGGAGTTTGGCTCCAATCTGACTGGACACGGCTACCCGGACCCCAACTACCTGGACAACGTCCTGACAGAGCTGTCAGcgcagggggtgggggaggacaACCTGAAGGAGTGA
- the dtx1 gene encoding E3 ubiquitin-protein ligase DTX1 isoform X1, with protein MARPGSGVLVSVNGLGYPPQNLARVVVWEWLNEHGRWRPYSAATCHHIENVLKGDARGTVVLGQVDAQLAPYVIDLQSMHQFRQDTGTMRPVHRNFYEPSSAPGKGVVWEWENDSGSWTPYDMEICVTIQNAYEKQHPWLDLTSLGFCYLIDFNSMAQTNRQSQRKRRLRRRMDLAYPLIMGSIPKSQSWPVGASSGQPCSCQQCILVNSTRAASNAILASQRRKLYGGSAGAPGATGTLTAVRQSNTFAGTTSNIQHNNISTGGGQAKAEQVQSPVFSANFSCSPALPSLPAAHGLSHVHAHSHGHHAIINGQNNLNRPGTQRLSMGTARGAVPPGVPALPVKNLTGSGPVHPALAGMTGILMCAAGLPVCLTRAPKPILHPPPINKSDMKPVPGVNGIRRKTKKKHLRRGKNPEDVVRRYTEKVKVAPDEDCTICMERLVMSSGYEGVLQHKGIKPELVGKLGKCGHMYHLLCLVAMYNNGNKDGSLQCPTCKAIYGEKTGTQPPGKMEYHVIPHCLPGYPEAKTIRIVYDIPAGIQTTEHPNPGKKFSARGFPRHCYLPDNDKGRRVLKLLIMAWDRRLIFTIGTSSTTGESDTVVWNEIHHKTEFGSNLTGHGYPDPNYLDNVLTELSAQGVGEDNLKE; from the exons ATGGCACGGCCGGGCTCTGGCGTGCTGGTTTCGGTCAATGGGCTTGGGTACCCTCCTCAGAACCTGGCCCGGGTGGTGGTGTGGGAGTGGCTGAATGAACATGGACGCTGGCGGCCATACAGCGCGGCAACTTGCCACCACATAGAGAACGTACTGAAGGGGGACGCGAGGGGGACTGTGGTCCTTGGACAGGTGGATGCCCAGCTGGCTCCTTACGTTATCGACTTGCAGTCCATGCACCAGTTCAGACAGGACACAG GCACCATGAGGCCAGTCCACAGAAACTTCTACGAGCCTTCGTCCGCCCCGGGGAAGGGCGTGGTGTGGGAGTGGGAGAACGACAGCGGCTCCTGGACGCCGTACGACATGGAGATCTGTGTGACCATCCAGAACGCCTACGAGAAGCAGCACCCCTGGCTGGACCTGACCTCTCTGGGTTTCTGCTACCTCATAGACTTCAACAGCATGGCCCAGACCAACCGCCAGAGCCAGAGGAAGCGGCGGCTGCGCCGACGGATGGACCTGGCCTACCCCCTCATCATGGGCTCCATCCCCAAGTCCCAGTCGTGGCCCGTGGGAGCCAGCTCCGGCCAGCCCTGCTCCTGCCAGCAGTGCATCTTGGTCAACAGCACCCGGGCCGCCTCCAACGCCATCCTGGCCTCCCAGCGCCGTAAGCTGTACGGAGGGTCCGCGGGGGCTCCCGGGGCCACAGGCACGCTCACCGCAGTGCGGCAGAGTAACACCTTCGCTGGAACCACCAGCAACATACAGCATAACAACATCAGCACAGGAGGCGGTCAGGCCAAAGCTGAACAGGTGCAGTCGCCCGTGTTCAGCGCCAACTTCTCCTGTTCCCCGGCACTGCCGTCCCTTCCGGCCGCGCACGGCCTCTCCCATGTCCACGCACACTCCCACGGCCACCATGCCATCATCAATGGGCAGAACAACCTGAACCGGCCGGGCACCCAGCGCCTTTCCATGGGTACTGCCAGAGGAGCCGTCCCACCAGG AGTCCCTGCCCTCCCTGTTAAGAACCTTACTGGATCAGGACCAGTTCACCCAGCACTTGCAG GTATGACAGGTATCTTAATGTGTGCGGCTggcttgcctgtctgtctgacccgGGCCCCTAAACCCATCCTGCACCCGCCTCCCATCAACAAGAGTGACATGAAGCCTGTGCCCGGAGTCAACGGCATCCGCCGCAAGACCAAGAAGAAGCACCTTAGAAGAG GGAAAAACCCGGAGGATGTGGTCCGGCGATACACGGAGAAAGTGAAAGTAGCCCCTGACGAG GACTGCACCATCTGTATGGAGAGGCTGGTGATGTCATCAGGCTACGAGGGTGTCCTGCAGCACAAGGGCATAAAGCCAGAGCTGGTGGGCAAGCTTGGCAAATGTGGGCACATGTACCATCTGCTGTGCCTGGTGGCAATGTACAACAATGGCAACAAG GATGGCAGTCTGCAGTGCCCTACCTGTAAGGCTATCTATGGGGAGAAAACCGGCACCCAGCCCCCTGGGAAGATGGAGTACCATGTCATCCCCCACTGCCTGCCCGGCTACCCAGAGGCCAAGACCATCCGCATTGTCTATGACATTCCTGCAGGCATACAG ACCACAGAGCATCCCAATCCAGGGAAGAAGTTCAGCGCTAGGGGCTTCCCCCGGCACTGCTACCTCCCAGACAATGATAAGGGCAGGAGG GTCCTGAAACTTCTCATCATGGCGTGGGACCGCCGCCTCATCTTCACAATCGGCACGTCCAGCACCACAGGTGAGTCAGACACGGTGGTGTGGAACGAGATTCACCACAAGACGGAGTTTGGCTCCAATCTGACTGGACACGGCTACCCGGACCCCAACTACCTGGACAACGTCCTGACAGAGCTGTCAGcgcagggggtgggggaggacaACCTGAAGGAGTGA